The DNA segment CTCCTGACTCTTCTAGCTTGCGGATCACTGCTACAATTCGTGATTGTGCTTCTTCTACATCGCGCAACCTGACAGGTCCTTTGTATTCCATTTCGTCCCGGAAAGCATCTGCCATACGTTGTGACATGTTGCCAAAGACGATATCTTTTACTTCTTCGCTCGCTACCTTCAGTGATAATTGTAGATCTTCATTTTCTACATCACGTATAATTCGTTGGATAGAGCGATTATCAAGCGTAACAATGTCCTCAAAGACAAACATTCTCTTCTTAATTTCTTCTGCTAATTCTGGGTCTTGAATTTCAAGTGCATCTAGTATGGTTCGCTCTGTAGAACGGTCCACCCCATTTAATACTTCGACGACTGCTTCTACTCCCCCAGCCTCGGTGTAGTCCTGAGTCACAGACTGAGAAAGCTTTTCTTCAAGAATCATTTCAACCTGACTCACGATTTCAGGAGAGGTGCTATCCATAATGGCAATTCTTCTTGCTACATCCGCTTGTACTTCTTGCGGCAGCTCTGATAGAATCTGGCCAGCCTGTGCCGAATCTAAATAAGATAGTATTAAAGCAATGGTCTGTGGATGCTCATGTTGAATGAAATTTAAAATCTGGTTTGGATCAGCTTTTCTGGCAAAGTCAAACGGCCTGACTTGTAGCGTTGACGTTAGGCGATTAATAATCTGCATCGCGTTTTCTTCACCAAGCGCTTTTTCTAAGATACTTTTCGCGTAACCGATTCCTCCTTGAGAGATGTAGTCTTGAGCCATCACAATATGGTGAAATTGTTCAAGAACTTCATCCTTCACTGAGCTTTCTACCTTTCGGATGTTTGATATCTCCAAGGAAAGTTGTTCTATCTCTTCTTCTGTTAAGTGCTTATATATTTGAGCTGAGACGTCTGGCCCAAGAGAGATGAGTAAAACAGCTGCTTTTTGTCTGCCTGTTAGTTCTTTGTTTGAAGCTCTTCCCACTTCTCTGCCCCCTCTTAATCTTCAGATAACCAAGAACGTAATAGCTTCGAAAATTCTTCTGGTTTTTCTTTCGCCATGTTTTCTAATTGTTTCCGTTTTTCATGAGCAGGCCCGCTTCCTTCAACAGGTAGATCAGGTACCTCCTCAGTTGGCAGTGCCACTGAATCTATAGTCACTTCTTCTGTAGATTCCTCAAGCGCCACTTGTTTTCTACTTCTAGCAAGCATGACAACAAGAACAATAACAACTAGTGCAAGAACAGCCGCTAAAGCATATAACCATGTTGGGATCGCTT comes from the Alkalihalobacillus sp. FSL W8-0930 genome and includes:
- the fliG gene encoding flagellar motor switch protein FliG, which gives rise to MGRASNKELTGRQKAAVLLISLGPDVSAQIYKHLTEEEIEQLSLEISNIRKVESSVKDEVLEQFHHIVMAQDYISQGGIGYAKSILEKALGEENAMQIINRLTSTLQVRPFDFARKADPNQILNFIQHEHPQTIALILSYLDSAQAGQILSELPQEVQADVARRIAIMDSTSPEIVSQVEMILEEKLSQSVTQDYTEAGGVEAVVEVLNGVDRSTERTILDALEIQDPELAEEIKKRMFVFEDIVTLDNRSIQRIIRDVENEDLQLSLKVASEEVKDIVFGNMSQRMADAFRDEMEYKGPVRLRDVEEAQSRIVAVIRKLEESGEIVVARGGGDDVLV